The proteins below come from a single Streptomyces sp. SCSIO 75703 genomic window:
- the serB gene encoding phosphoserine phosphatase SerB: protein MSASQTSDVPTLLVKIFGKDRPGITAGLFDTLAAYSVDVVDIEQVVTRGRIVLCALVTEPPRGLEGDLRATVHSWAESLKLQAEIISGLGDNRPRGLGRSLVTVLGHPLTAEATAAIAARITGASGNIDRIFRLAKYPVTAVEFAVSGVETEVLRTALATEAAALGVDVAVVGAGLQRRAQRLVVMDVDSTLIQDEVIELFAAHAGCEDKVAEVTAAAMRGELDFEQSLHARVALLEGLDASVVEKVRGEVRLTPGARTLIRTLKRLGYQVGVVSGGFTQVTDDLKDRLGLDFAQANTLEIVDGRLTGRVTGEIVDRAGKARLLRRFAAEAGVPLSQTVAIGDGANDLDMLNAAGLGVAFNAKPVVRQAAYTAVNVPFLDTVLYLLGITREEVEAADTVDQG from the coding sequence ATGAGCGCTTCGCAGACCTCTGACGTTCCCACGCTTCTCGTCAAGATCTTCGGCAAGGACCGGCCCGGCATCACGGCCGGCCTGTTCGACACCCTCGCCGCCTACTCCGTCGACGTGGTCGACATCGAGCAGGTCGTCACCCGTGGCCGTATCGTGCTGTGCGCGCTCGTGACCGAGCCGCCCCGGGGGCTGGAAGGCGACCTCCGGGCGACCGTCCACAGCTGGGCGGAGTCGCTGAAGCTCCAGGCCGAGATCATCTCCGGCCTCGGCGACAACCGGCCCCGCGGCCTGGGACGCTCCCTGGTCACCGTCCTCGGACACCCGCTCACCGCCGAGGCGACGGCCGCCATAGCGGCCCGGATCACCGGGGCCTCCGGCAACATCGACCGCATCTTCCGCCTGGCCAAGTACCCCGTCACCGCCGTCGAGTTCGCCGTCTCCGGCGTGGAGACCGAGGTGCTGCGCACCGCGCTGGCCACCGAGGCGGCGGCGCTCGGCGTGGACGTCGCGGTCGTCGGCGCCGGGCTCCAGCGACGGGCCCAGCGCCTGGTCGTGATGGACGTCGACTCCACGCTGATCCAGGACGAGGTGATCGAGCTCTTCGCCGCGCACGCCGGCTGCGAGGACAAGGTCGCCGAGGTGACGGCGGCGGCGATGCGCGGCGAGCTGGACTTCGAGCAGTCCCTGCACGCGCGCGTGGCGCTCCTCGAAGGGCTGGACGCCTCGGTGGTCGAGAAGGTGCGCGGAGAGGTACGGCTGACGCCGGGCGCCCGCACCCTGATCCGTACGCTGAAACGGCTCGGCTACCAGGTCGGCGTCGTCTCCGGCGGGTTCACGCAGGTCACCGACGATCTGAAGGACCGGCTCGGGCTGGACTTCGCGCAGGCCAACACCCTGGAGATCGTCGACGGCCGGCTGACCGGCCGGGTCACCGGCGAGATCGTCGACCGCGCGGGCAAGGCCCGGCTGCTGCGCCGCTTCGCCGCCGAGGCGGGGGTGCCGCTGTCGCAGACGGTGGCGATCGGTGACGGCGCCAACGACCTGGACATGCTGAACGCGGCAGGGCTCGGCGTCGCCTTCAACGCCAAGCCGGTGGTGCGTCAGGCCGCCTACACCGCGGTGAACGTGCCCTTCCTGGACACCGTGCTCTACCTGCTGGGCATCACCCGCGAGGAGGTCGAGGCGGCGGACACCGTCGACCAGGGCTAG
- a CDS encoding FHA domain-containing protein, whose amino-acid sequence MPELVLESDGRTWTLDPSRSYALGRDPQGEVVFDDARVSWRHATVRFDGRTWVVEDHGSTNGTFVHGQRVQRTELGDGSVVNLGNATDGPRVTLTGAQSPVGTSQGGPARQPYAGQGADGRPPGTAAPAQQQPRYEPPRQQAAPHVPHQQGYEGAGKGAPAYGDRSPTTFHQFSLGRVMRIGRALENDLVVSDLQVSRNHAEFHATPDGRMEIRDLGSHNGTYVNGQPIPKGGAQTLGPADIVGVGHSTFRIVGDRLEEFVDTGEVSFSARHLTVTVDGGKQILRDVSFGAPEKSLIGVIGPSGSGKSTLLKALTGYRPADRGEVLYDNRNLYKQFAELRQRIGLVPQEDILHKELTVKKALKYAAKLRFPADTTAAERDARIDEVLRELKLDVHKDKKVTSLSGGQRKRVSVALELLTKPSLIFLDEPTSGLDPGMDRDVMKLLRELADDGRTVLVVTHSVAELALCNKLLVMAPGGAVAYFGPPEEALNFFGYETWADVFSAFESYRDYDWAGRWKGSQHYQMYAAEVDAVAPQPVTVAPMQAMKPPKPQGWMSQFATLVRRYVSVIASDKGFLGLMVILPAVLGAVSLLINSDRGLLPNPVNPQSGRLVPNGTATTVLLILAVGACFAGAANSVRELIKERVIYERERATGLSRSAYLMSKVFVLGMITMFQGLMVGVIGFSSRELPSEGLLLGGATLVEMCLPIMALGFTSMMFGLVISSLVKTAEKTMPLLVMFAIIQVVFTGCLFTLHGTVGVNEFSYLMPSRWAVAAAGATLDFNKISPPEPGAGTDPLWDHSVGAWSLDMAALIALGVICGFFVARFLRRHEPEVMRK is encoded by the coding sequence GTGCCGGAACTCGTACTGGAATCTGATGGACGGACCTGGACGCTCGATCCGTCCCGGTCTTACGCGCTCGGACGCGATCCGCAGGGGGAGGTCGTCTTCGACGACGCAAGGGTCTCCTGGCGGCACGCCACGGTCCGCTTCGACGGCCGGACCTGGGTCGTCGAGGACCACGGCAGCACCAACGGCACCTTCGTGCACGGACAGCGCGTCCAGCGGACGGAGCTGGGCGACGGCTCGGTGGTGAACCTGGGCAACGCGACCGACGGTCCGCGGGTCACGCTGACCGGCGCGCAGTCCCCGGTCGGCACCTCGCAGGGCGGGCCGGCGCGGCAGCCGTACGCCGGTCAGGGCGCCGACGGCCGGCCACCGGGGACGGCGGCCCCGGCGCAGCAGCAGCCGCGGTACGAACCGCCGCGGCAGCAGGCCGCGCCGCACGTCCCGCACCAGCAGGGGTACGAGGGAGCGGGGAAGGGGGCGCCGGCCTACGGCGACCGCAGCCCGACCACGTTCCACCAGTTCTCGCTGGGCCGGGTCATGCGCATCGGCCGCGCCCTGGAGAACGACCTGGTCGTCTCCGACCTGCAGGTCTCCCGGAACCACGCCGAGTTCCACGCGACGCCCGACGGCCGCATGGAGATCCGGGACCTCGGCTCGCACAACGGCACCTACGTCAACGGCCAGCCGATCCCCAAGGGCGGCGCCCAGACGCTGGGCCCGGCCGACATCGTGGGCGTCGGCCACTCGACGTTCCGCATCGTCGGCGACCGGCTGGAGGAGTTCGTCGACACCGGCGAGGTGTCCTTCTCCGCGCGCCACCTGACGGTCACCGTCGACGGCGGCAAGCAGATCCTCCGGGACGTCTCCTTCGGCGCCCCCGAGAAGTCGCTGATCGGCGTCATCGGCCCGTCCGGTTCCGGCAAGTCGACCCTGCTCAAGGCGCTCACCGGCTACCGGCCCGCCGACCGCGGCGAGGTCCTGTACGACAACCGGAACCTGTACAAGCAGTTCGCCGAGCTGCGCCAGCGCATCGGCCTGGTCCCGCAGGAAGACATCCTGCACAAGGAACTCACGGTCAAGAAGGCCCTGAAGTACGCGGCCAAGCTGCGCTTCCCGGCCGACACCACGGCCGCCGAGCGCGACGCCCGCATCGACGAGGTGCTGCGCGAGCTGAAGCTGGACGTCCACAAGGACAAGAAGGTCACGTCCCTCTCCGGCGGCCAGCGCAAGCGCGTCTCGGTCGCCCTGGAGCTGCTGACCAAGCCGTCGCTGATCTTCCTGGACGAGCCGACCTCCGGCCTCGACCCGGGCATGGACCGCGACGTCATGAAGCTGCTGCGGGAACTCGCCGACGACGGCCGCACGGTCCTCGTCGTCACGCACTCGGTGGCCGAGCTGGCGCTCTGCAACAAGCTGCTGGTCATGGCACCGGGCGGTGCGGTCGCCTACTTCGGCCCGCCCGAGGAGGCCCTGAACTTCTTCGGCTACGAGACCTGGGCCGACGTCTTCTCGGCCTTCGAGAGCTACCGCGACTACGACTGGGCGGGCCGCTGGAAGGGCTCGCAGCACTACCAGATGTACGCCGCGGAGGTCGACGCCGTCGCCCCGCAGCCGGTCACGGTGGCGCCGATGCAGGCGATGAAGCCGCCGAAGCCGCAGGGCTGGATGTCGCAGTTCGCCACGCTGGTGCGCCGCTACGTGTCGGTGATCGCCTCCGACAAGGGCTTCCTCGGCCTGATGGTGATCCTGCCCGCCGTGCTCGGCGCGGTGAGCCTGCTGATCAACTCCGACCGGGGACTGCTGCCCAACCCGGTCAACCCGCAGAGCGGTCGCCTCGTGCCCAACGGGACCGCCACCACGGTCCTGCTGATCCTCGCGGTCGGCGCCTGCTTCGCGGGCGCGGCGAACTCCGTCCGCGAGCTGATCAAGGAACGGGTCATCTACGAGCGGGAGCGCGCGACCGGCCTGTCACGCTCCGCGTACCTGATGTCGAAGGTGTTCGTGCTCGGCATGATCACCATGTTCCAGGGCCTGATGGTCGGCGTCATCGGCTTCTCCAGCCGGGAGCTGCCCTCCGAGGGACTGCTCCTCGGCGGCGCCACGCTGGTCGAGATGTGCCTGCCGATCATGGCGCTGGGCTTCACCTCGATGATGTTCGGCCTGGTCATCTCGTCGCTGGTGAAGACGGCCGAGAAGACCATGCCGCTGCTGGTGATGTTCGCGATCATCCAGGTCGTGTTCACCGGGTGCCTTTTCACGCTGCACGGCACGGTCGGCGTCAACGAGTTCTCGTACCTGATGCCCTCGCGCTGGGCGGTGGCCGCGGCCGGGGCCACGCTGGACTTCAACAAGATCAGCCCGCCCGAGCCGGGCGCCGGCACCGACCCGCTGTGGGACCACTCGGTGGGCGCCTGGAGCCTGGACATGGCCGCGCTGATCGCCCTCGGGGTGATCTGCGGGTTCTTCGTGGCCCGCTTCCTGCGCCGCCACGAACCCGAGGTCATGCGCAAGTGA
- a CDS encoding transglycosylase SLT domain-containing protein, with the protein MSKNILNRVRSRAEQVRDRAATVRNRAETVVRHRAESLNLNLNRTQKIAIAGVGTLSAAAVAFAAVPASGQASTSEAAPTAKVAYSKEQIKDVEAGVTGQLAGASQKAASIEAKKEAAKKSAAAEKKASAESAAKKRAAKKSTTRSAPRSQVKQVAGKSYTNNLDGWIRESLDIMKAKGIPGSYHGLHKNIIRESSGNPKAINDWDINAINGVPSKGLLQVIPPTFAAYHVKGTSWDIYDPVANITAAANYAADKYGTIDNVNSAY; encoded by the coding sequence ATGTCGAAGAACATCCTCAACCGTGTCCGCAGTCGTGCCGAGCAGGTTCGCGATCGCGCCGCGACGGTGCGCAACCGCGCCGAGACGGTCGTCCGCCACCGGGCCGAGAGCCTGAACCTCAACCTGAACCGCACCCAGAAGATCGCGATCGCCGGTGTGGGTACGCTCAGCGCCGCCGCCGTCGCGTTCGCCGCGGTTCCGGCGAGCGGGCAGGCGAGCACGAGCGAGGCCGCTCCCACGGCGAAGGTGGCGTACAGCAAGGAGCAGATCAAGGACGTCGAGGCCGGCGTCACCGGTCAGCTCGCCGGCGCGAGCCAGAAGGCCGCCTCCATCGAGGCGAAGAAGGAGGCCGCGAAGAAGTCCGCCGCGGCCGAGAAGAAGGCGTCCGCCGAGTCCGCCGCGAAGAAGCGCGCGGCCAAGAAGAGCACGACGCGCTCCGCGCCGCGCTCGCAGGTCAAGCAGGTCGCCGGCAAGAGCTACACCAACAACCTCGACGGCTGGATCCGTGAGTCCCTGGACATCATGAAGGCCAAGGGCATACCGGGCAGCTACCACGGCCTGCACAAGAACATCATCCGCGAGTCCTCCGGCAACCCGAAGGCCATCAACGACTGGGACATCAACGCCATCAACGGCGTCCCGTCCAAGGGCCTGCTGCAGGTGATCCCGCCGACGTTCGCCGCGTACCACGTCAAGGGCACCTCCTGGGACATCTACGACCCGGTCGCCAACATCACCGCCGCCGCCAACTACGCGGCCGACAAGTACGGCACGATCGACAACGTCAACAGCGCGTACTGA